From one Papilio machaon chromosome 16, ilPapMach1.1, whole genome shotgun sequence genomic stretch:
- the LOC106715776 gene encoding uncharacterized protein LOC106715776, whose amino-acid sequence MYLSSISSRLLLYDTNSWDLKKSYDCYEGMLRDVSWSDDSKYILQVNSKGLIDILSPADHDIRSLQHVPLKDTWSASFHRDGHRNVAIGTKNGSVLIWDTKNKSVTKNFSAPSQASCVNFISYNVKNTSLAAAMGNGDTVIYSLTSNIPLMTVKLSCSKSISAMKFHNESRFLLGLATEEGHVVVKDVTCNKDRNYFENIHASPVSDIAYSLINRDVLLSCGYDKIMHVYDIRMQNVVSTITTLYPLKSLAINLENQVALGTKNGYVLIYDLRDLNAPFKVLRGHNAEVCKVAFQPPRKKIFNDTSLREDVEVNSSFKLQSPVRGRTSDTFFISDTPPRNEEASPQGLDNKVDSFLVMMGLDKSNGDIDDDGIKSVDNGERRSDKFEFRYCQLDAEKNISKISTPLTSRTADNLQFTSPLTIPNGTHDKNLNTNTSDIKLSNLNLNGDVVNSKNIEELKDFIKLTLADVADDNRNYFLHIMMALTKQKLFLEKQLFGMNEQIHNLIQNQNMLVETNRKLVLQIEQLKSQQNLF is encoded by the exons atgtatttgtcgTCGATCAGCTCCCGTTTGCTTCTATACGACACCAACAGTTGggatttgaaaaaatcttacgacTGTTACGAAGGTATGTTGCGGGATGTATCGTGGAGCGACGACagcaaatacattttacag GTTAACTCCAAAGGTCTAATTGATATTTTGAGCCCTGCAGATCATGACATTCGTAGCTTACAACATGTACCATTGAAAGACACTTGGTCAGCTAGTTTCCATCGCGATGGTCACCGTAATGTTGCAATAGGCACAAAAAATGGTAGCGTTTTGATATGGGACACAAAGAATAAAAGTGTTACTAAGAATTTTTCAGCACCTTCACAAGCATCGTGTGTCAATTTCATTAGTTATAATGTGAAGAATACAAGTTTAGCCGCAGCAATGGGTAATGGTGACACTGTTATTTACAGTCTTACATCTAATATTCCACTCATGACTGTAAAATTGTCATGTTCTAAAAGTATCTCAGCAATGAAATTCCACAATGAATCAAGATTTCTACTAGGACTTGCCACAGAGGAAGGTCATGTTGTAGTTAAAGATGTTACTTGCAACAAGGATAGAAACTACTTTGAAAACATTCATGCATCCCCAGTTAGTGATATTGCCTACTCCCTTATCAATAGAGATGTGTTGCTGTCTTGTggttatgataaaattatgcaTGTTTACGACATTCGTATGCAAAATGTAGTTTCAACAATAACAACTTTATATCCTCTCAAATCTCTTGCCATTAATCTTGAAAATCAAGTTGCTCTTGGTACGAAAAATGGCTATGTCCTTATTTATGACTTGCGTGATTTAAATGCACCATTTAAAGTTTTGAGAGGTCATAATGCAGAAGTCTGTAAAGTAGCTTTTCAACCACCtcgaaagaaaatttttaatgatacaAGTCTGAGAGAAGATGTTGAGGTTAATTCTTCTTTCAAATTACAATCTCCAGTGAGAGGAAGAACATCCGATACATTTTTCATTAGTGATACACCTCCAAGAAATGAAGAAGCATCACCACAGGGCCTTGATAATAAAGTAGATTCCTTTCTGGTCATGATGGGTCTTGATAAATCCAATGGGGATATTGATGATGATGGAATTAAATCAGTTGATAATGGAGAAAGGAGAAGtgacaaatttgaatttagataTTGTCAATTAGATGCTGAGAAAAATATTAGCAAAATATCAACACCGTTAACAAGTCGGACTGCggataatttacaatttacatccCCTTTGACAATACCAAATGGAACACATGACAAAAACTTGAATACCAATACATCTGACATAAAactatcaaatttaaatttaaatggagatgtggttaattcaaaaaatatcgaAGAGTTAAAggatttcattaaattaacattagcCGATGTTGCTGATGATAATAGGAATTATTTCCTTCATATAATGATggctttaacaaaacagaaattatttttagagaaGCAATTATTCGGAATGAATGAGCAGATACATAACTTAATCCAAAATCAGAATATGTTGGTGGAAACAAATAGGAAACTTGTCTTACAAATAGAGCAGTTAAAGTCACAGCAAAATctcttttaa